A genomic window from Candidatus Saccharibacteria bacterium includes:
- the map gene encoding type I methionyl aminopeptidase, with protein sequence MSVRDFREFTDQELKDFRAAGRILAELFRDLRGQVHAGVTGKEIDAWVEHEIIARGAKVSYKSPEVNFPGAICISPNDVVVHGVPKDEPFEVGDVVGFDLVIEVGGMKADSAFTMVVDEEPKGAKKMLLSATERSLYAGIDAIHGAVRTGDIGAAVESVLSAAKLGIVRDLVGHGIGREMHEDPDVPNFGRAGSGVLVPVGAAIAIEPMATLGGWKVVQDDPDGWSIRTRDGSLSAHFEHTVLITPDGAEIITKF encoded by the coding sequence ATGAGCGTGCGCGATTTTCGAGAATTCACCGACCAGGAACTCAAAGATTTTCGCGCGGCTGGTCGAATATTGGCGGAATTGTTTCGAGATTTACGCGGTCAGGTTCATGCCGGCGTAACGGGTAAGGAAATTGACGCGTGGGTGGAGCATGAAATTATCGCGCGTGGTGCCAAAGTGTCCTATAAATCTCCAGAAGTTAATTTTCCGGGTGCGATTTGCATCAGTCCGAATGATGTCGTTGTACACGGTGTACCGAAAGACGAACCGTTCGAGGTCGGTGATGTCGTCGGATTTGACCTGGTGATCGAAGTCGGCGGCATGAAGGCTGACTCGGCGTTTACGATGGTTGTCGACGAGGAACCAAAAGGTGCGAAAAAGATGCTACTCAGTGCTACTGAACGCAGTCTGTATGCCGGCATCGATGCGATTCACGGCGCAGTGCGAACTGGTGATATTGGTGCAGCGGTCGAGAGTGTTTTGTCGGCAGCTAAACTGGGCATCGTGCGCGATTTGGTCGGTCATGGAATCGGTCGTGAGATGCACGAAGATCCCGATGTGCCGAACTTTGGTCGGGCGGGGAGTGGTGTGCTAGTACCGGTCGGTGCAGCGATTGCTATTGAACCGATGGCGACTCTCGGCGGTTGGAAAGTCGTCCAAGACGACCCCGATGGTTGGTCGATTCGCACTCGAGACGGCTCACTGTCGGCGCATTTTGAGCATACTGTGTTGATCACGCCAGACGGCGCAGAGATTATTACAAAGTTCTAA
- a CDS encoding nucleoside monophosphate kinase: MIIFFGPAGAGKSMQGQMLAARHGWRWLSSGQIFRDQADHEMLEYLKTGELIPDEVTNRVIFAALDKAHACGDVDRVILDGYPRTVAQAEALVKHEQERCGENPIAMCVVLEVPKSEIMKRLAVRGRGEDSPETIEKRLQIHRGEIYPLLNLFNELHVPIEHIDGVGTVGEVHDRIEAELVAHGIAKGA, encoded by the coding sequence ATGATTATATTTTTCGGTCCAGCAGGTGCAGGCAAATCGATGCAAGGTCAGATGCTGGCGGCACGACACGGCTGGCGTTGGTTGAGCTCGGGACAGATTTTTCGGGATCAGGCCGATCATGAAATGCTCGAATACTTAAAAACCGGTGAGCTGATCCCAGATGAAGTGACGAATCGTGTTATTTTTGCGGCGCTCGACAAGGCGCATGCTTGCGGTGATGTTGACCGCGTCATTTTGGATGGTTATCCGCGGACTGTGGCTCAGGCCGAGGCACTCGTTAAACACGAGCAGGAGCGCTGTGGCGAGAACCCGATAGCAATGTGTGTGGTGCTCGAGGTGCCGAAATCGGAAATTATGAAACGATTGGCGGTGCGTGGTCGCGGCGAAGATTCGCCGGAGACGATCGAAAAGCGTTTGCAAATTCACCGTGGCGAAATCTATCCGCTACTGAACCTCTTTAACGAACTGCATGTGCCGATCGAGCACATCGATGGCGTCGGCACGGTTGGCGAAGTCCATGATCGCATCGAAGCTGAACTAGTGGCGCACGGTATCGCGAAAGGTGCCTAA
- a CDS encoding GatB/YqeY domain-containing protein, translating to MNLIEKITADLKAAMLARDEFTTMTLRGLKSAILYEEVDKGKRDEGLTDEEIQAVVAREVKKRDDAAKLYVSAGDQDRADKEAKENEILSIYLPTQLSSDELRTVIGDIIAENNFEQKDMGKIIAATKAKVGLAASGEKIVTTLKQEFFN from the coding sequence ATGAATTTGATAGAAAAAATTACCGCCGACTTGAAAGCCGCTATGCTGGCGCGTGATGAATTCACCACGATGACATTACGCGGGCTCAAGTCAGCCATTTTGTACGAGGAAGTCGACAAAGGCAAGCGCGACGAAGGGCTCACTGACGAGGAAATCCAAGCCGTCGTAGCGCGCGAGGTCAAAAAACGCGATGATGCAGCAAAACTATATGTGTCTGCTGGCGATCAGGATCGTGCCGACAAAGAAGCCAAAGAGAACGAGATTCTGTCTATTTATTTGCCAACGCAGCTATCGAGCGATGAACTGCGAACGGTGATCGGAGATATTATTGCCGAGAATAACTTTGAACAAAAAGACATGGGCAAAATTATCGCAGCCACCAAGGCAAAGGTTGGGCTAGCGGCGAGTGGTGAAAAAATTGTTACGACATTAAAACAGGAGTTCTTTAACTAA
- a CDS encoding 30S ribosomal protein S21 gives MIQVKRKDAKEANENLLRRFNRRVLQSGVVSKAKAAQRFSKPQSKRDRRDSAIIREQRKADKALQIRMGLAKPSR, from the coding sequence ATGATTCAAGTTAAGAGGAAAGATGCCAAAGAGGCGAACGAGAACTTGCTACGACGATTTAATCGCCGTGTATTGCAGTCGGGTGTCGTTTCAAAGGCCAAAGCTGCGCAGCGTTTTAGCAAGCCACAGAGCAAGCGCGATCGACGTGACTCAGCTATTATTCGCGAACAGCGCAAAGCCGACAAAGCTTTACAGATTCGCATGGGACTAGCTAAACCTAGTCGATAA
- the recJ gene encoding single-stranded-DNA-specific exonuclease RecJ codes for MKSGVVSPLIKEILKRRGVEGAASQQAFLHPDYAAAKHDPFLFPDMKQAVARIKKALKNRQKVTIYGDYDIDGMTATVILWESLRKFGLDVETYTPDRFTEGYGLNIEAIEQLAADGTKLIITVDNGTLSIKEIARAKELGVDVIVTDHHAPGDSLPDAIAVLNPKRQDSKYPFNDLAGCGMAFKLVQACQTELEGLSNGQEKWLLDLVALGTVCDIVGLIDENRANVYWGLEVLKKTRRVGLRALLAKAGVDQNNVTAETLGFVLGPRLNAAGRLETAEMALELFKTDDTFRALELAEKLDDLNRERRKVQEEIFVQASSQVVLDDPVAVVAGDDWHEGVIGIVASKIVEKFERPAFVMSKGSEFSKASGRSFGEFSMAKVIHHTADLLEKGGGHLAAGGLTIRTEHIEKWRAEVQNFYASLELADQRRFLYPDPDIELADFSAINIELVDELAGLEPFGNSNARPVFAFQPVLVMDRRVLGRDHNHVKYTFADTDGRKLSAIAFGAASKFTLEPYDDNGEQQRARILVELTKNEWNGRVNVESRLLRCDVGV; via the coding sequence ATGAAATCAGGGGTAGTTTCACCACTTATCAAAGAAATCCTCAAGCGTCGTGGTGTAGAGGGCGCGGCTTCGCAGCAAGCTTTTTTGCATCCAGATTATGCGGCGGCTAAACACGATCCGTTTTTGTTTCCCGACATGAAACAGGCGGTGGCGCGTATTAAAAAAGCGCTAAAAAATAGGCAAAAAGTCACTATTTACGGCGATTATGATATTGACGGCATGACAGCAACGGTGATTTTGTGGGAGAGTCTTCGAAAATTCGGCCTAGATGTGGAAACCTACACACCAGATCGCTTTACCGAAGGCTATGGTCTCAATATTGAGGCCATTGAGCAGCTAGCGGCAGATGGTACCAAACTGATTATCACAGTCGATAACGGGACGCTATCGATCAAAGAGATTGCTCGGGCCAAGGAGCTCGGCGTTGACGTGATTGTGACCGATCACCATGCACCAGGTGACTCGTTACCGGATGCCATTGCGGTTTTGAACCCGAAGCGCCAAGACAGCAAATATCCGTTTAATGATCTGGCGGGTTGCGGTATGGCGTTCAAATTGGTTCAAGCTTGTCAAACTGAACTAGAAGGACTCTCGAATGGTCAGGAAAAGTGGCTCCTCGACCTGGTGGCGCTCGGTACAGTGTGCGACATTGTGGGCTTGATCGATGAAAATCGCGCTAATGTCTATTGGGGTCTGGAGGTACTAAAAAAGACGCGTAGGGTTGGGCTCAGGGCGCTCCTCGCCAAGGCCGGTGTTGATCAAAATAATGTGACGGCCGAGACGCTCGGGTTTGTGCTGGGGCCGCGGCTCAATGCGGCGGGACGACTCGAGACCGCCGAGATGGCGCTAGAACTATTCAAAACGGACGATACTTTTCGGGCATTAGAACTAGCGGAAAAGCTCGATGACCTAAACCGCGAGCGGCGCAAAGTCCAGGAGGAGATATTCGTTCAGGCTTCGTCGCAAGTCGTTTTGGACGATCCAGTAGCAGTGGTAGCGGGTGATGATTGGCACGAAGGTGTGATTGGTATTGTGGCGTCAAAAATCGTGGAAAAGTTCGAACGGCCGGCTTTTGTTATGTCGAAAGGCTCGGAGTTTAGTAAAGCCAGCGGACGGAGTTTTGGCGAGTTTTCCATGGCGAAAGTCATTCATCACACGGCCGATTTGTTAGAAAAGGGCGGCGGACATTTAGCGGCGGGCGGGCTAACAATTCGTACCGAGCACATAGAAAAGTGGCGAGCAGAGGTTCAAAACTTTTACGCATCATTAGAGCTAGCAGATCAGCGGCGTTTTCTCTATCCGGATCCTGACATAGAACTAGCAGATTTTTCGGCGATTAATATTGAATTAGTCGATGAACTAGCTGGGCTCGAACCCTTTGGCAATAGTAATGCACGTCCAGTGTTTGCGTTTCAGCCGGTTCTAGTTATGGATCGGCGGGTATTGGGGCGTGATCATAATCACGTCAAGTATACCTTTGCAGACACTGATGGCCGTAAGTTATCAGCCATAGCGTTCGGTGCAGCGAGTAAATTTACGCTCGAGCCGTATGATGATAACGGCGAACAGCAGCGGGCTAGAATCTTGGTTGAGCTGACAAAGAACGAATGGAACGGACGAGTGAATGTCGAAAGTCGGTTGCTCCGATGCGACGTGGGCGTCTAA
- a CDS encoding winged helix-turn-helix transcriptional regulator, producing MLDVFITSRVRRKIIVVYAKYPDFKTHVRGLAKLIKEDPGNIQRELKRLEKSGFLTTEKQGNTRLYSTNKSFPIFKELQAIVIKSQQLANTKNRNLTE from the coding sequence ATGCTTGATGTATTTATTACATCGCGTGTGCGCCGCAAAATAATCGTGGTTTACGCTAAATATCCAGATTTTAAAACTCACGTTCGTGGGCTTGCAAAGCTCATCAAAGAAGACCCAGGTAACATTCAGCGCGAGCTGAAACGGCTAGAAAAGAGCGGTTTTCTCACTACTGAAAAACAGGGCAACACTCGTCTCTACTCGACCAACAAGAGCTTTCCGATATTCAAAGAACTCCAGGCTATCGTTATCAAGTCACAGCAACTCGCTAATACTAAAAATCGTAACCTAACAGAATAA